One Xylanibacillus composti genomic region harbors:
- the acpS gene encoding holo-ACP synthase, with protein MSSRIPMQEVSMACKTIPKQLSVVGIGIDMQSIEQLRQALERQGERMIAKVFTAQEREYCLSHANAAQHFAARWAVKEAFYKAMSGELSIPYRFVDVETRRTAHGKPYLFLYGALHEHAVRHRLDFHISLSHSGEYAAGIVLVTRPAEPGKELAT; from the coding sequence ATGTCGAGTAGGATTCCTATGCAGGAAGTCAGCATGGCGTGCAAGACAATTCCGAAGCAGCTCTCTGTTGTCGGCATTGGGATTGACATGCAGAGTATAGAACAGCTGAGGCAGGCGCTCGAGCGCCAGGGGGAGCGAATGATCGCCAAGGTGTTCACGGCGCAGGAGCGCGAATATTGCCTGAGTCATGCCAATGCCGCACAGCACTTCGCAGCAAGATGGGCAGTCAAAGAGGCGTTCTATAAGGCGATGAGCGGAGAACTGAGCATACCGTATCGGTTTGTAGACGTAGAGACACGCCGGACTGCGCATGGCAAGCCCTATCTCTTCTTGTACGGAGCTCTTCATGAGCATGCGGTACGCCATCGCTTGGACTTTCATATCAGCTTGTCCCACTCCGGGGAATATGCGGCAGGAATCGTGCTTGTTACCAGGCCAGCGGAACCGGGAAAGGAGCTGGCGACATGA
- a CDS encoding NAD(P)/FAD-dependent oxidoreductase, translating into MYDFIIVGARCAGAATALLLAEHGFRILVMDQFAKPGPTLSTHIIGETEIYDKLRVHERMSSSGIPAMTRMRIDLEGRVFESGITVTSRALSVRRELLDQWLFEELGRFPNIEIWTRTKAVSTVSLKQRVIGVRFKHQSGRQDAVYGKVIIGADGRRSAIARAVQPARLLGSSENHLAVYYAYIRGLQPLPIPTVEWYWLDQGIMLCNPLDQGLHCIAVMLPEQQFREWGQAPAANFLKLLRKIATFAPRMDNAVIHGRLYGTAGIESYIRKPYGEKWALVGDAGAHLHPVSGTGIDNAVCSAAMLATELAKYRKGACTWQEAMQAYTRQRDERIIPQYHNCLRTLERSTQTIEAESLQTLGVLCTFPGLVKELGHRAPGIYSKLMEGPTYD; encoded by the coding sequence ATGTACGATTTCATTATTGTCGGAGCACGGTGCGCGGGGGCGGCAACAGCCTTGCTGCTTGCCGAACACGGCTTCCGCATCCTGGTCATGGATCAATTCGCAAAGCCGGGGCCAACCTTGTCAACCCATATCATTGGCGAGACGGAAATATACGACAAGCTGCGCGTGCATGAACGCATGAGTTCAAGCGGCATTCCGGCAATGACGCGCATGCGCATCGATCTGGAGGGCCGGGTATTCGAGTCTGGCATTACAGTTACCTCCAGGGCGCTGAGCGTCCGGCGAGAGCTTCTGGATCAATGGTTGTTTGAGGAGCTGGGCCGATTCCCGAATATAGAAATATGGACGAGAACGAAGGCAGTTTCGACGGTATCCTTGAAGCAGCGTGTCATCGGTGTACGATTCAAGCACCAAAGCGGCAGACAGGATGCCGTATACGGGAAGGTCATCATCGGAGCGGACGGCCGCCGCTCCGCCATCGCCCGGGCTGTACAACCCGCGCGGCTGCTCGGCTCAAGCGAGAACCACTTGGCCGTCTATTATGCGTATATCCGCGGCCTGCAGCCGCTGCCGATTCCAACGGTGGAATGGTATTGGCTCGATCAAGGGATCATGCTGTGCAACCCGTTGGATCAAGGTCTGCATTGCATTGCGGTCATGCTCCCGGAGCAGCAGTTCCGCGAATGGGGGCAGGCGCCCGCCGCGAACTTCTTGAAGCTGCTGAGAAAGATCGCCACGTTCGCGCCGAGAATGGACAATGCCGTGATTCACGGCCGTCTGTACGGTACGGCGGGCATAGAAAGCTATATACGCAAGCCTTATGGCGAGAAATGGGCGCTTGTCGGAGACGCGGGCGCGCATCTGCATCCGGTCTCCGGAACAGGCATCGATAATGCCGTGTGCTCGGCTGCCATGCTGGCAACAGAGCTGGCTAAGTACAGGAAGGGAGCATGCACTTGGCAGGAGGCGATGCAGGCTTATACCAGGCAACGGGATGAACGTATCATTCCCCAGTACCACAACTGCTTGCGCACCTTGGAGCGCTCGACGCAAACAATCGAAGCGGAGTCGCTCCAGACACTTGGAGTGCTCTGCACATTTCCCGGACTTGTCAAGGAGCTCGGTCATCGCGCACCGGGGATTTATTCTAAATTAATGGAGGGTCCCACTTATGATTGA
- a CDS encoding phytanoyl-CoA dioxygenase family protein, translating to MTKIVSAEDRRFFEENGYVVLRHWVSAEDAQQINQEFHKLWMDLIREGTIVQEEDRPLESVFPRLRDYHFTRPEIAGLILSDDMFAAAEALLGEPALAISTSYYFKGPGTRGLPAHQDNYSVGAAPKTTCSLWTCLSASQPRNGGLYVVPGSHKLGLLEPEPIEESEAEYGEKLSLPEGYEKLPLETNPGDVVALHGNLVHGSYANVTKNRFRQAHVTHFTGTSAERVALNHHALLDRSGSKVRRRLNVRPKAGNPTLKKAVWSGVGGSKPWEGSQDVE from the coding sequence ATGACCAAAATCGTATCGGCGGAGGATCGCCGATTTTTTGAAGAGAACGGCTACGTCGTCCTTCGCCATTGGGTTTCTGCTGAAGATGCGCAACAAATCAACCAGGAATTTCACAAGCTTTGGATGGATCTGATTCGGGAAGGCACGATTGTCCAAGAGGAGGACCGCCCGCTGGAGAGCGTGTTTCCGAGGCTGCGCGACTATCACTTCACCCGACCGGAGATCGCCGGCCTGATCCTGTCGGATGATATGTTCGCTGCTGCGGAAGCGCTGCTTGGCGAGCCGGCGCTTGCCATCTCCACGAGCTACTATTTCAAGGGACCCGGGACTCGGGGACTTCCCGCTCACCAGGACAATTACAGTGTGGGGGCGGCGCCAAAGACCACATGCTCGCTGTGGACATGCCTCAGCGCATCTCAGCCGCGGAACGGCGGCTTGTATGTGGTGCCGGGCTCGCACAAGCTCGGTTTGCTGGAGCCGGAGCCAATTGAGGAAAGCGAGGCGGAGTACGGGGAGAAGCTGAGTTTGCCGGAGGGCTATGAGAAGCTGCCGCTGGAGACAAATCCGGGAGATGTTGTCGCCCTGCACGGGAATTTGGTGCATGGTTCTTACGCGAATGTGACGAAGAACAGGTTTCGCCAAGCGCATGTGACCCACTTTACAGGAACCAGTGCGGAGCGGGTGGCGCTGAATCACCATGCACTCCTGGACCGCAGCGGCAGCAAGGTGCGCAGAAGGCTGAACGTCCGGCCCAAAGCGGGGAATCCTACGCTGAAGAAGGCGGTTTGGAGCGGAGTCGGCGGCAGCAAGCCGTGGGAAGGAAGCCAAGATGTCGAGTAG
- a CDS encoding acyl carrier protein produces the protein MKKEEAIEQIIACLEDIVPAQVQVDRSTDLLKLGINSMTFIRLVVALEETFEIEIDDESIYLDNFKSVEHIYQLVEPYVAG, from the coding sequence ATGAAAAAGGAAGAAGCGATCGAGCAAATTATTGCATGCCTGGAGGATATCGTGCCCGCGCAAGTTCAAGTCGACCGCAGTACAGACTTGCTCAAGCTGGGGATTAATTCCATGACTTTTATTCGCCTCGTAGTGGCTCTGGAAGAAACGTTCGAAATCGAAATCGATGATGAATCCATCTATCTGGACAACTTCAAGAGCGTGGAGCACATTTATCAGCTTGTCGAGCCGTATGTGGCGGGATAG